GGCCGATGCGCCCGTCCATCATGTCCGACGGGGCGACGATGTCCACGCCGGCATCGGCCTGCGACAGCGCCTGCCGGGCCAGCACCTCGACCGTCTCGTCGTTCTGGATGTAGCCGTCGCGCAGCAGGCCGTCGTGGCCGTGGCTGGTGTAGGGGTCGAGCGCCACATCGCCCAGGATGCCGACATGCGGCACCGCGGCCTTCAGCGCACGGATGGCGCGGTTCATCAGGTTGTCGGGACGGTAGGCCTCCGCCGCGTCCTCCGACTTGCCCTCGGCGCCGACGACCGGGAACAGCGCGACGCAGGGGATGCCGAGATCGCCGGCCCCGGCCACCGCCTCGACCAGCAGGTCGATGGTCAGCCGCTCCACGCCGGGCATCGAGGCCACGGGCACCCGCTGGTTCTGCCCCTCGATGACGAAGACCGGCCAGATCAGGTCGTCCACGGTCAGGCGGTTTTCGGCGACGAGGCGGCGGGTCCAGGCGTCGGCGCGGTTGCGGCGCAGCCGGGTGCGCGGGAAGGACGCCGGGGACCGGAAGTGCGAAGCGGACATGCGGGGGCCTGATGTGCTCTTAAAACTTGCGGCGCGATCCTACGCCGCATGGCCGCCGTGACTCAAGCCGCACCGCTCACAGGTCTGAATCCCGAGTC
The window above is part of the Azospirillum sp. TSH58 genome. Proteins encoded here:
- the hemB gene encoding porphobilinogen synthase translates to MSASHFRSPASFPRTRLRRNRADAWTRRLVAENRLTVDDLIWPVFVIEGQNQRVPVASMPGVERLTIDLLVEAVAGAGDLGIPCVALFPVVGAEGKSEDAAEAYRPDNLMNRAIRALKAAVPHVGILGDVALDPYTSHGHDGLLRDGYIQNDETVEVLARQALSQADAGVDIVAPSDMMDGRIGLIRDRLDSHGHELVRLCSYAAKYASAFYGPFRDAVNSGGFLKGDKKTYQMNPANTDEALHEVALDLQEGADMVMVKPGLPYLDVIRRVKDTFAVPTFAYHVSGEYAMLRAAAQNGWLDYDKALLETLTGFKRAGCDAILTYGAVDAARRLQEG